The following are encoded together in the Brassica napus cultivar Da-Ae chromosome A9, Da-Ae, whole genome shotgun sequence genome:
- the LOC106414561 gene encoding syntaxin-125, producing the protein MNDLFSNSFKRNQAQFGDVEAGQETMNLDKFFEDVENVKDDMKGIETLYKKLQDSNEECKTVHNAKKVKELRAKMDGDVGQVLKRVKMIKQKLEALEKANANSRNVPGCGPGSSTDRTRSSVVSGLGKKLKDLMDSFQGLRSRMNDEYKETVERRYFTITGEQADEQTIDNLIASGESENFLQKAIQEQGRGQIMDTISEIQERHDAVKEIEKNLLELHQVFLDMAALVEAQGQQLNNIESHVAKASSFVRRGTEQLQDAREYQKSSRKWTCYAIILFIVVFILLLIPALPHIMLMLK; encoded by the exons atgaaTGACTTATTCTCAAATTCATTCAAGAGGAACCAGGCTCAATTTGGCGATGTTGAAGCAGGTCAAGAAACGATGAACCTCGATAAATTCTTCGAGGATGTCGAGAATGTGAAGGATGACATGAAAGGAATCGAGACTCTTTATAAGAAGCTTCAAGACTCTAACGAAGAATGCAAGACGGTTCACAATGCCAAGAAGGTGAAGGAGCTACGAGCTAAGATGGATGGAGACGTAGGTCAGGTCCTTAAGAGGGTCAAAATGATCAAGCAGAAGCTCGAAGCCCTAGAGAAAGCTAACGCTAATAGCCGTAATGTCCCTGGTTGTGGGCCCGGTTCGTCTACGGATAGGACTCGGTCGTCTGTGGTTAGCGGTCTCGGGAAGAAGCTCAAGGACTTGATGGATAGTTTCCAGGGTCTACGTTCAAGAATGAACGATGAGTACAAAGAAACCGTAGAACGCAG GTATTTCACAATAACAGGAGAACAAGCTGACGAGCAAACAATTGATAACTTGATTGCAAGCGGTGAGAGTGAAAATTTTCTCCAAAAAGCGATTCAAGAGCAAGGAAGAGGTCAGATCATGGACACTATATCTGAGATTCAAGAAAGACATGATGCAGTGAAGGAGATTGAGAAGAATCTACTCGAGTTGCACCAAGTTTTCTTGGACATGGCGGCTCTAGTGGAAGCTCAAGGGCAGCAACTCAACAATATAGAGAGTCATGTGGCAAAGGCGAGCTCGTTTGTGAGAAGAGGGACTGAGCAGCTCCAAGATGCGAGGGAGTACCAAAAGAGCTCGAGGAAATGGACATGTTACGCCATTATTCTCTTTATCGTTGTCTTTATCCTTCTTCTTATTCCTGCTCTACCCCATATTATGCTCATGTTGAAGTGA
- the LOC111209160 gene encoding endonuclease 1-like: MASACRSSTTLALVFGVVVLCSVTPVQSWSKEGHILTCRIAQNLLEAGPAHAVKNLLPDYVKGDLSVLCVWPDQIRYWYKYRWTSPLHYIDTPDQACSYEYDRDCHDQHGLKDMCVDGAIQNFTSQLQHYSEGISDRRHNMTEALLFLSHFVGDIHQPMHVGFTSDEGGNTIKLRWYRHKSNLHHVWDREIILTALKEYYDKDLDLLQEDLEKNITNGLWKDDISSWTECNDLLACPHTYASESIELACKYGYEGVTSGVTLSEEYFDTRMPIVMKRIVQGGLRLAMVLNRIFSENHADVAAT, translated from the exons ATGGCATCGGCTTGTAGATCATCCACGACGTTGGCTCTTGTATTTGGTGTAGTAGTTTTGTGTTCCGTTACTCCTGTCCAAAGTTGGAGTAAAGAAGGTCACATTCTTACATGCCGGATTGCTCAA AATCTTTTAGAAGCAGGACCGGCACATGCCGTCAAGAATTTATTACCAGATTACGTGAAAGGAGATTTATCGGTATTGTGTGTGTGGCCTGACCAGATCCGATATTGGTATAAGTACCGTTGGACCAGCCCTCTCCATTACATCGACACTCCTGACCAAGCCTGCTCTTACGAATACGACA GGGATTGTCATGATCAACATGGGTTAAAGGATATGTGTGTGGACGGAGCAATACAGAATTTCACGTCTCAGCTTCAGCATTACAGTGAAGGAATATCTGATCGTCGAC ATAACATGACCGAAGCCCTTTTGTTCTTGTCTCATTTTGTGGGAGATATTCATCAG CCGATGCATGTCGGATTCACAAGCGATGAAGGAGGAAACACGATAAAATTACGCTGGTACAGACACAAATCAAATTTACAtcat GTATGGGACAGGGAGATCATTCTCACGGCTCTAAAAGAATACTACGACAAGGACTTGGATCTTCTCCAAGAAGATCTTGAGAAGAACATCACCAAT gGATTATGGAAAGACGATATATCTTCGTGGACAGAGTGCAACGATCTTCTCGCTTGTCCACACAC GTATGCTTCTGAGAGTATAGAATTAGCTTGTAAATATGGATATGAAGGCGTGACGTCAGGTGTAACATTATCAG AGGAGTATTTCGATACAAGGATGCCAATAGTGATGAAGAGAATTGTTCAGGGAGGACTTAGACTAGCCATGGTACTAAACCGGATTTTTAGTGAAAACCATGCTGATGTTGCTGCCACTTGA
- the LOC111200403 gene encoding katanin p80 WD40 repeat-containing subunit B1 homolog KTN80.1-like — MAKRGYKLQEFLAHSANVNCLSIGKKTTRFLITGGDDCKVKLWSIGKSTSLTSLCGHTSPIDSVTFNSEEALVLAGASSGVIKLWNLQEAKVVRGFTGHISNCSALEFHPFGQYLASGSSDATLKIWDIRKKGCIQTYKGHTRGISTVKFTPDGRWLVSGGLDNVVKIWDITAGKLLHEFKFHDGPIRSLDFHPLEFLLATGSADRTVKFWDLETFELIGSTRPEATGVRSIAFHPDGRTLFCGLDDSLKVYSWEPVICRDSVEMGWSTLGDFCINENKFVGCSYYRNSVGIWVSDISKLEPYGAGSEDENECMVKRFSVLDEQASERKGCGSRGSSSPDYETKEIKNIYVDSIGGTLKGAIRASEKQNADDKSSRMHSVVDSDSGEESSHSRSESVASSKTNPGMMLRPAHVRKTLAKFEESASVQYGTRKKSSQDIEEETQTRNAEDSTIKGIMYKFEKALSSEPPTDEATRMLHKPPRVQRSSYNNNHNESRRAMSVDSATLNNSKGGLEYSGRNVEDTNDQHSSTKTERVLSPEKPGDEQTIKVVSGRTRSLVERFERGEKITHTEEADNTNAVEQDPDKTSRQTGEAPVVVSTRRARSTPARVMPIVLNMKSDEPPSTQPARTSSVPVILNQSTNDEPSVSLTQSRTSPARTLPLTLNQATHIVLSRRPRRTSSARVRPMSLSQAVSMTSHECSVTSTRPDRTSPARVTQMLATPPTEIDQVADMAQDETHLSSQTDSDITENLMQTHEEFLSTLQSRLTKLQIVRHFWERSDVKGAIGALRKLTDQSVQADVISILTDKIEILTLDMFSQLVPVLTSLLGSRTERPVNVSLDMLLKLVAVFGTVIRSTVTAPRIVGVDLHADERIQICQVCSAGLHKIQRILPILARRGGLITRKAQELNLVLQQT; from the exons ATGGCGAAGCGTGGATACAAGCTGC aggagttCTTGGCACATTCAGCAAATGTGAATTGTCTAAGTATCGGAAAGAAGACAACACGGTTCCTTATAACCGGCGGAGATGACTGCAAGGTCAAACTCTGGTCAATCGGCAAGTCTACCTCTCTAACG AGTCTTTGTGGACATACAAGCCCTATTGACTCAGTAACTTTCAACTCGGAAGAAGCTTTGGTCCTCGCTGGAGCTTCTTCCGGTGTGATTAAGCTGTGGAATCTACAAGAAGCAAAGG TGGTTCGAGGTTTTACTGGACACATATCAAACTGTTCTGCTCTTGAGTTTCATCCGTTTGGTCAATACCTTGCGTCTGGATCTAGTGACGCAACTCTAAAGATTTGGGATATCAGAAAGAAAGGATGCATCCAAACGTATAAAGGTCACACTCGTGGCATTAGTACTGTCAAATTTACTCCTGATGGGCGTTGGTTAGTGTCTGGTGGACTTGACAACGTTGTAAAG ATTTGGGATATAACTGCTGGAAAGCTCTTGCATGAGTTTAAGTTTCATGATGGACCTATCCGTTCCCTAGACTTCCACCCTCTTGAGTTTCTCCTAGCCACTG GTTCTGCTGACAGGACTGTGAAGTTCTGGGATTTAGAAACGTTTGAATTGATTGGATCTACTAGACCAGAG GCCACTGGAGTTCGCTCAATTGCTTTTCATCCAGATGGAAGAACCCTTTTCTGTGGATTGGATGATAGCttgaag GTTTATTCATGGGAACCAGTGATATGCCGGGATAGTGTTGAAATGGGATGGTCAACCCTTGGTGACTTCTGCATCAACGAAAACAAGTTCGTTGGCTGTTCATATTACCGAAACTCTGTTGGGATTTGGGTCTCAGATATATCG AAACTTGAGCCGTATGGAGCTGGATCTGAGGATGAGAATGAATGCATGGTGAAAAGATTCAGTGTCTTGGATGAGCAGGCTTCTGAGAGAAAGGGGTGTGGCTCAAGGGGAAGTTCATCCCCGGACtatgagacaaaagagataaaGAACATATACGTTGACT CCATAGGTGGAACTTTGAAAGGGGCTATTAGGGCGAGCGAGAAGCAGAATGCAGATGACAAGTCTTCAAGAATGCATAGTGTTGTGGATAGTGATAGTGGGGAAGAATCTTCTCATTCAAGAAGTGAATCTGTCGCTTCCTCAAAAACTAATCCCGGAATGATGCTAAGACCAGCTCATGTAAGAAAGACTCTAGCAAAGTTTGAAGAATCAGCGTCTGTTCAATATGGAACTCGGAAGAAAAGCTCACAAGATATTGAAGAGGAGACACAAACTCGAAATGCTGAAGACTCAACCATCAAGGGGATTATGTACAAGTTTGAAAAAGCTTTATCATCCGAACCACCAACTGATGAAGCAACTC GCATGCTGCATAAGCCACCTCGTGTACAGAGGTCATCCTATAACAACAACCACAATGAGTCAAGACGAGCAATGTCTGTTGATTCAGCGACTCTCAACAACAGCAAAGGTGGGTTGGAGTACTCAGGTAGAAACGTTGAGGATACAAATGACCAGCACAGTTCCACCAAAACTGAAAGAGTTCTTTCACCAGAAAAGCCTGGTGATGAACAGACAA TAAAAGTTGTCTCCGGGAGAACACGCTCATTAGTTGAGAGGTTTGAGAGAGGAGAAAAAATTACCCATACAGAAGAAGCAGATAATACTAATGCAGTGGAGCAAGATCCGGATAAGACATCAAGACAGACAGGTGAAGCTCCTGTGGTAGTATCTACACGGCGAGCTAGAAGTACTCCAGCTCGAGTGATGCCTATTGTACTCAACATGAAATCTGATGAGCCTCCTTCAACACAACCAGCTAGGACTTCTTCAGTTCCAGTGATACTCAACCAGTCTACTAATGATGAGCCTTCTGTATCATTAACACAATCTAGAACCTCTCCAGCCCGGACATTGCCTTTGACACTCAATCAGGCAACACATATTGTTTTGTCAAGAAGACCACGTAGGACTTCCTCAGCTCGAGTAAGGCCTATGTCACTTAGTCAGGCAGTGAGCATGACATCTCATGAGTGTTCTGTAACATCAACACGTCCAGATAGGACTTCACCTGCCCGTGTAACTCAAATGCTGGCTACACCACCCACTGAGATTGATCAGGTGGCTGATATGGCTCAGGATGAGACACATTTATCATCACAAACTGATAGTGACATCACTGAGAATCTAATGCAAACTCATGAGGAGTTCTTAAGCACTCTTCAATCTAGATTGACAAAGTTACAA ATTGTTAGGCATTTTTGGGAACGTAGCGATGTTAAAGGGGCAATAGGGGCTCTGAGAAAGCTGACAGATCAGTCT GTTCAAGCAGATGTGATCAGTATTTTAACAGACAAGATAGAGATTCTTACATTGGATATGTTCTCTCAATTGGTCCCTGTCCTTACAAGCTTATTGGGTAGCAGGACAGAAAG GCCTGTTAATGTGTCCTTGGACATGCTCTTGAAGCTTGTAGCAGTGTTCGGTACAGTTATACGCTCAACTGTCACAGCTCCAAGGATAGTCGGCGTTGATCTTCATGCGGATGAAAG GATACAAATCTGCCAAGTTTGTTCTGCGGGACTGCACAAGATTCAAAGGATTCTTCCAATTCTCGCAAG AAGAGGCGGTCTAATAACAAGAAAGGCTCAAGAACTAAACCTTGTTCTTCAACAAACATAG